The following proteins come from a genomic window of Astatotilapia calliptera chromosome 11, fAstCal1.2, whole genome shotgun sequence:
- the cmc1 gene encoding COX assembly mitochondrial protein homolog, translating into MEATNTEEAHLRHVEKDVLIPKKMREKAKELCADKVEAFSHCCKESGFFMVFKCRGENAALKECLTRHYQDPAFFEECKQEYIREKLEFERTGIPAKNMKQKLPTSM; encoded by the exons ATGGAGGCAACAAATACAG AGGAAGCCCATCTGAGGCATGTGGAGAAGGATGTGCTGATCCCCAAGAAGATGAGGGAGAAAGCCAAGGAGCTCTGTGCTGACAAGGTTGAAG cCTTCAGCCACTGCTGTAAAGAGTCTGGTTTCTTCATGGTGTTTAAGTGTCGAGGGGAGAACGCAGCCCTGAAGGAATGTCTGACACGACA CTACCAGGACCCCGCGTTTTTTGAAGAGTGCAAGCAGGAGTACATTCGAGAGAAGCTGGAATTTGAGAGGACGGGGATTCCAGCCAagaacatgaaacaaaaacttCCGACTA
- the eomesb gene encoding eomesodermin homolog b, whose translation MLGSEGESSSYSSSKDTADERRKSPAVEGDDPVVSNRYTEHGMSADRYYIPSAISKQSPEAASHCSFIPYTPSGAVYTPSSAGRYPSSLHLGSVLQPAGFPPSAPGRSHISPTYQLGQSPGCIYPPYTSSGSALGNMALPPATTGPGVRSQVYLCNRPLWLKFHRHQTEMIITKQGRRMFPFLSFNIAGLSVTAHYNVFVEVVLADPNHWRFQGGKWVTCGKADNSSQGNKIYIHPESPNTGAHWMRQEISFSKLKLTNNKGTSHNTSQMIVLQSLHKYQPRLHIVEVTEDGVEDLNSDLKTQCFTFPETQFIAVTAYQNTDITQLKIDHNPFAKGFRDNYDSMYTAPENDRLTPSPTDSPRAHQIVPGTRYAMQPLFQDQFVNNLPQNRFYNSERAVPQTNSLLSPQSEDAASQRWFVTSVQQGGSSSGTTNKLDLTPYEGEYSSSLLPYGIKSLPMPTSHALSYYPDSPFTTMSAGWGSRAAYQRKVTSSLPWSPRPSPTASFPEDSEKVKAQMEEEVNGSGALISSWTDPQPSALSLDKTNSYSLGCKRRRVSLNGPSTEDSSSNTKCEDLVSVPTNNGYSKEAPPSKSMAAYYPFYTNP comes from the exons ATGCTCGGGAGTGAAGGGGAGAGCAGTTCATATTCTTCTTCCAAAGACACGGCAGATGAGAGGCGCAAGTCTCCGGCTGTGGAGGGGGATGATCCGGTTGTTAGCAACAGGTACACGGAGCACGGGATGAGTGCTGACCGGTACTATATCCCATCCGCTATTTCTAAGCAAAGTCCCGAAGCAGCCAGTCATTGCTCTTTTATCCCCTACACCCCCAGCGGGGCGGTTTACACCCCGTCCAGTGCTGGAAGGTATCCCTCATCACTGCACCTGGGCTCCGTGTTGCAACCGGCCGGATTCCCTCCCTCAGCCCCCGGGCGCAGTCACATTAGTCCCACTTACCAGCTCGGACAGAGTCCCGGCTGCATCTACCCTCCATACACCAGCTCGGGCTCCGCTCTCGGTAACATGGCTCTACCCCCCGCCACCACCGGCCCGGGGGTGAGGTCCCAGGTTTATCTCTGCAACCGACCTCTATGGCTCAAGTTCCACCGACACCAGACAGAGATGATCATCACCAAGCAGGGCAG ACGGATGTTCCCTTTCCTCAGCTTTAACATAGCTGGTCTCAGTGTGACAGCGCATTATAACGTGTTTGTGGAAGTGGTGCTTGCGGATCCAAACCACTGGAGATTTCAGGGGGGAAAGTGGGTCACCTGTGGGAAAGCGGACAACAGCAGCCAAG GGAACAAAATCTATATCCACCCGGAGTCCCCAAACACAGGGGCTCACTGGATGAGACAAGAAATCTCCTTCAGTAAACTGAAACTCACAAACAACAAAGGGACGAGCCACAATACTTCACAG ATGATTGTTCTGCAATCCCTGCATAAGTACCAGCCAAGGCTGCACATTGTGGAGGTGACAGAGGATGGAGTGGAAGACCTTAACAGTGACCTTAAGACCCAGTGCTTTACTTTTCCAGAGACTCAGTTTATAGCAGTGACTGCCTACCAGAACACGGAT ATCACGCAGCTGAAAATTGATCACAACCCTTTTGCCAAAGGATTCAGAGACAATTATGATTC gATGTACACAGCTCCAGAGAATGACCGCCTTACACCGTCTCCTACGGACTCTCCCCGTGCCCACCAGATTGTCCCTGGCACCCGCTACGCGATGCAGCCCCTCTTCCAGGATCAGTTTGTCAACAACCTTCCTCAGAATCGCTTCTACAACAGTGAGAGAGCTGTACCGCAGACTAACAGCCTCCTCTCGCCTCAGTCAGAAGACGCAGCTTCGCAGAGGTGGTTTGTCACCTCAGTGCAGCAAGGGGGAAGTAGCAGTGGCACCACCAACAAGCTAGATCTGACACCCTATGAGGGAGAATATTCAAGTTCCCTGCTTCCTTATGGTATCAAATCACTGCCCATGCCTACTTCTCACGCTCTTAGCTACTACCCAGACTCCCCATTTACTACAATGTCTGCAGGGTGGGGGTCTAGAGCAGCATACCAAAGAAAAGTCACATCCAGTCTGCCTTGGTCCCCCAGACCCAGCCCCACTGCCAGTTTCCCAGAAGACTCAGAAAAGGTTAAAGCACAGATGGAAGAGGAGGTGAATGGTAGCGGAGCCCTGATCAGCTCCTGGACAGACCCACAACCATCAGCTCTTTCCTTAGACAAGACCAATTCCTATTCTCTGGGCTGCAAAAGAAGGCGTGTGTCTCTCAATGGTCCAAGCACGGAGGACTCCTCCAGCAACACCAAGTGTGAGGACTTGGTCTCTGTTCCCACCAACAATGGCTACAGCAAGGAAGCCCCCCCATCCAAAAGCATGGCAGCTTACTATCCATTTTACACAAACCCTTAA